Sequence from the Mesorhizobium sp. PAMC28654 genome:
TTCATGGATTATCTCTTCCCTGTTTTTGCCCCCGGATGAGGGCACATCATCAATATCATTTTTGGAAGATTGATTTAGAGGTAGCTGATATTGGTTGCTGTCACGTTTCGGTGAGCGTGACGGCCGAAAAGCATGCCTTCAGGCTGAACCCGAGTGGAACCGGTTTTCGAAAAAAGACCATGCTCGGACAGACGGATAGAGCCTCCCGAGTTCAGTGGCAGGCTCCAGGGAACATTTCGCCGGCGGCGTGGTTGTTGCGGTGGCCAGCCTGCTGACGCGTCTGGTCTCACAGGTCCTGTCGAGGAACCAGGGCCCGTCACCGTGAGGTGGCGGGCTTTCCGTTTTTGGTGGCAGGAGCGCGGCGTCAGGCCGCCCAGGTGGCCGCCCTGTGCAGGTTCGGCTTACTCGGCCGCCGCAGCCAGCTTGTCCTGCGTCTTGGTGTCGAAATCGCTGGCGTCGTGGCGCTCGAGCAACTGCATGGAAGGTTCACCGAAGGCGCGGTTGACCATGCGCCCGCGCTTCACCGCCGGCCTTTCGTCGATCGCCTTGGCCCAGCGCTGCACGTGCTTGTACTCGTGCACCGACAGGAACTCGGCTGAGTCATTGTACATGCGGCCGAGCACCAGCCCGCCATACCAGGGCCAAACAGCCATATCGGCGATCGTATAGTCGCCACCGCCCAGATATTCGTTGTCAGCCAGCCGGCGGTCGAGCACGTCCAGTTGCCGCTTGGTCTCCATCGAGAAACGGTCGATGGCGTATTCGAATTTTTCGGGCGCGTAGGCGTAGAAATGGCCGAAGCCGCCGCCGAGATAGGGGGCCGAGCCCATCTGCCAGAACAGCCAGGACAGTACCTCCGCGCGCGCTGGCTGGTCGGTCGGCAGGAATTCGCCGAACTTTTCCGCCAGGTAGACCAGGATCGAGCCGGATTCGAAGATGCGGACCGGCTTCTTGCCGCCGCGGTCCATCAAGGCGGGGATCTTGGAGTTGGGATTGACCTCGACGAAGCCGCTGCCGAACTGGTCGCCATCGCCGATCTTGATCAGCCAGGCGTCATATTCCGCGCCCTTGTGGCCCAGAGCCAGCAGTTCCTCCAGCATGATCGTCACCTTGACGCCATTGGGCGTCGCCAGCGAATAGAGCTGCAGCGGGTGCTTGCCCACCGGCAGTTCCTTGTCATGCGTGGAGCCGGCGATCGGGCGGTTGATGTTGGCGAAGGTGCCGCCATTGCCCTGTTTCCAGGTCCAGACTTTCGGGGGTGTGTATTCGGTCATCTCGGAAGGCCTCGTGTTTTGGGTGGGGCGAAGGATGATTTGAGGTTGATGGGGCGGGCTGGCTACAGGTAAGATACAACGGGCTGCAAAGGGGGAAGTTCAACTTACGTTGAACTATTGTCAACGCGGGCGCCGCCCCTCATTGTCCTGCCGGACGTTCGTCGTTCGAAAAGCCAAGCAATTGGCTTTTCGTCCGCTGTGCGGACCACTCCTCAACTCCCCTATAGTGACGGGGAGAAAGATGCTGACCGCGACGCCGACGCCCTTTCTGCAACGCTCACAATTGGCGAAATCCTCGATGACGGCGTCCTTCGCCCCGTTTACGGGGAGAAGTGCCCGGCAGGGCGATGAGGGGCGGCGCCAAGATCGGTAATTGGCCTTCCCACAACCCCTTGCGCCTTGCCGCGCGTGGCATACCTATAGAACATGATAGCAAAGCCGACCCAGGATAAGAGCATGACCATCAATCCCCATCTGCGCTCCGTCGTTGCGGTGCGCGCCACTGTTCCCGATGACGCCTTTACGGCGAATGCGCTGGGCACGCGCCGGGAAGGCAGCGGCGTGGTTATAAGGGACAATGGGCTGGTGCTGACCATCGGCTATCTCATCACCGAGGCCGAGGAGGTCTGGCTGACCGACCATAGCGGGCGCGTGGTGCCGGCGCATGCGCTGGCCTACGACCAGGAGTCAGGGTTTGGGCTGGTGCAGGCGCTGGCGCCGCTCGGCCTGCCGGCGGTTACCCTGGGCGACGCGGCCAAGACCAAGGTCGGCGATGCAGTGGTGCTGACCGACGGTATCGGCCAGTCCGTGCAGGCCCACATCGTCACCAAGCAGGAATTCGCCGGCTATTGGGAATATCTGCTGGACGAGGCGATCTTCATCGCCCCGGCGCATCCGTCATGGGGAGGTGCCGCGCTGTTCGGGGCCGATGGCACACTGCTCGGCATCGGCTCGCTGCGCCTGCAGATGAGCCGCAACGGCGACGTCGCCGATATCAACATGGTGGTGCCCATCAACCTGTTGCCGCCGATCCTCGACGATCTGCTGACGCGCGGCCAGGTGGCGAGGCCGCCGCGCCCGTGGCTCGGCGCGCTTTCGGCTGAAAGCGATGGCAAGGTGGTGGTGATGAGCGTCACCGAAGGCGGCCCCGCCGCCAAGGCCGGCCTGCGCCAGGGCGACGTCATCTCGGATGTGCGCGACGGCGAAGTCGACGGGCTCGCCGATTTCTATCGCAAGCTGTGGGACAGCGGCCCGGCGGGTGCTGAAATCCCGATGCGCGTGGTGCGCGACGGCCGCGAAACCTGGCTGCGGGTGAAATCAGCCGATCGTGCGAGTTTCCTGAGGAAGCCGCATCTGCAGTAGGCGGCGCGCCTTTCCATTCGCGGATCGCGATGCACTTTTCGGGATCATGCTCTAGGAATCGGCTGGTGAGACAGCCGAGGCCACAGCCTGCGCGGCGACTGCAAGCTGGGACATGACATCCACCGCGACACGCGATGCCTCCTCGCCAAGAGCCTCAGCCAACCGGACCCGGGCACGCTCCTAGGTGGCCATGGATTCATCCATCAGCCGGCGCCCCCCGTCGGTAAGCACCAGGCGTTTGCCGGCTCGGCCCCGCCCCCCATGGTTACGCACGAGCTCCCTCCGCTCGAGGCTCTTTACGCTACGGCTGAGGGTAGTGGCGTCGACCCCTGCGCGCGCCGCCAGTTCAGCGAGCGTTGGCTCATGGCTGCCGCCAATCCCCACCAGAAGGCTGAACTGCTCAGCGGTGATCCCCAAGGGTCGAAAGCAGGCATTGTAGTAGCGCGTGAGCGCTCGCGCGGTGACCCGGGCCTGGAAGGCCGGGCACTCGGTTTCGACGCGGCGATAGAGATCAGAAGCCTCTGTCATTTGCGGGTCCTCGACAAGCTTCGAATCATATAATACTGTATATGCATTATTGTTAGGGAGCCGCGCCATGACGGCCTATGTTCACGTCAATCTACGTATAAAAGATCCGGCCAGACAAGCCGCGCTTGCGCCGCGCTTTCAGGCGGCGCTGCAGGCAGCAGGAGGCCGCATCCTCCACTTCGGGCCGGTGACCCAGATGCTGGAAGGGGAC
This genomic interval carries:
- the yghU gene encoding glutathione-dependent disulfide-bond oxidoreductase, which produces MTEYTPPKVWTWKQGNGGTFANINRPIAGSTHDKELPVGKHPLQLYSLATPNGVKVTIMLEELLALGHKGAEYDAWLIKIGDGDQFGSGFVEVNPNSKIPALMDRGGKKPVRIFESGSILVYLAEKFGEFLPTDQPARAEVLSWLFWQMGSAPYLGGGFGHFYAYAPEKFEYAIDRFSMETKRQLDVLDRRLADNEYLGGGDYTIADMAVWPWYGGLVLGRMYNDSAEFLSVHEYKHVQRWAKAIDERPAVKRGRMVNRAFGEPSMQLLERHDASDFDTKTQDKLAAAAE
- a CDS encoding S1C family serine protease, whose translation is MTINPHLRSVVAVRATVPDDAFTANALGTRREGSGVVIRDNGLVLTIGYLITEAEEVWLTDHSGRVVPAHALAYDQESGFGLVQALAPLGLPAVTLGDAAKTKVGDAVVLTDGIGQSVQAHIVTKQEFAGYWEYLLDEAIFIAPAHPSWGGAALFGADGTLLGIGSLRLQMSRNGDVADINMVVPINLLPPILDDLLTRGQVARPPRPWLGALSAESDGKVVVMSVTEGGPAAKAGLRQGDVISDVRDGEVDGLADFYRKLWDSGPAGAEIPMRVVRDGRETWLRVKSADRASFLRKPHLQ
- a CDS encoding MarR family winged helix-turn-helix transcriptional regulator, with amino-acid sequence MTEASDLYRRVETECPAFQARVTARALTRYYNACFRPLGITAEQFSLLVGIGGSHEPTLAELAARAGVDATTLSRSVKSLERRELVRNHGGRGRAGKRLVLTDGGRRLMDESMAT
- a CDS encoding DUF1330 domain-containing protein, translating into MTAYVHVNLRIKDPARQAALAPRFQAALQAAGGRILHFGPVTQMLEGDVAPLPMAGIFEFATLADALAFYHRSTRRSRLSATRRRKRACLSSTPG